In the genome of Geitlerinema sp. PCC 9228, the window CAGAATCCATCATGAAAATCAACAGGGGATTGCTTTGCAACTCCCGACGTAGCAAGCGACCCAACGCCTGTTCCAGACACTCGCGCAGTCCCTCCCAATTAACGGCATCTTCGTCTTTTCTGCCGGATTGCACGAACTCGGACCAGCGTTCGTTCAAGATATCGTAAATGGTGCGTTCGATGAGCTTTTGTAACAGGGTGGTTTCTACCGAGGTGACCACGCCGCGTACGTGTACCTGCGAGTTGCCCACCATTTTGCCTTTGTCGCTGATAACGGTGGCAACGGTAACCACCCCATCTTCCGCCAGGCGCTGGCGTTCGGCCAGGATATCGTCATGGACCATGCCGGTACGGGAAGAGTCTACCAGTTCGATGCCTGAACAGACGCGGTCCACAATTTCAATTTGCTCGCGGCTCAAACCAACCACATCGCCGTTGCGGATTATCAGCGTATTTTCCTTGGGAATCCCCATTTTTTGGGCAGTTTCCGCGTGTTTGACCAACATGCGATGTTCCCCGTGAACCGGTAGGAAGAATTTGGGTTGGGTTAAAGCCAGCATCAATTTCTGGTCTTCCTGGCAGCCGTGACCGGAAACGTGAATTCCCTGGTGTTTGCCGTAAACGACATTCGCGCCTTTCATCATTAATTTATCAATGGTGTTGACCACGGCAATGGTATTGCCTGGAATGGGATTGGCGGAAAAGACGACGGTGTCGTTTTCTTGGATGGCAATTTGCCGGTGTTCGCCGTTGGCAATCCGCGTTAAGGCGGCGAGGGGTTCTCCTTGGGAACCGGTGGTCAAAATCAGAACTTTTTCTGGCGGCAGTTTCTTAATGGTGTGTAGCGGCTGAAACAGACTGTCGGAACATTTGATGTATCCTAGATTGCGAGCGTGGGCGATGACGTTCATCATGGAACGACCCACTAGGGAGACCACTCTGCCCTGTTTTTCTGCCAGTTGCAGGATGATGTTTACTCGGTGTACGGAGGAGGCGAAGGTGGTGACCAAAATCCGCCCCGGTGCTTGGGCGAACACGCGGTCTAAGTTGGGATAAACCGACATTTCGGAAGGGGTGAAGCCGGGGGCCTCGGCGTTGGTGGAGTCGCTAATGAGGCAGTGGACGCCTTTTTCGCCGTATTCCGCTAGCCTTTGCAGGTCGAACCGTTCCCCGTCAACGGGGGTGTGGTCGATTTTGAAGTCTCCCGAATGAATAACAACACCTACGGGGGTGTTGATGGCGACGGTGAAGCTGTCGGCCATGGAGTGGGTGTTGCGGATGAATTCAATGCTAAAGTGGCGGCCGAGTTTGACTTGTTCCCGCGGACCGACGGTTTGTAGTTGGGTGCGATCGCTCACCCCAGCTTCTTCTAGCTTGGAACTCAGCAAAGCCATGGCCAGGCGCGGACCGTAAATAATGGGAATTTCTACTTGTTTTAGGTGAAAAGGAATCCCACCGATGTGGTCTTCGTGACCGTGGGTGACAATCATGCCTTTGAGTTTGTGGCTGTTCTTCCGTAAGTAAGTCATGTCCGGCAGGACGATGTTGACACCATGCATGGAATCGGTGGGAAAGGCCAACCCCGCATCCAGCAAAAACATTTCGTCGTCGTATTCAAAGATGCAGGTGTTTTTGCCAATTTCGTGCAATCCTCCCAAGGGAATAATTTTGAGTTGGGGGGCGTTGTTTTTGCTTTGGTTCTGGGGAGAATTGTCTTTGGTCCGCTCTTTCTTTTTGTTTTTAATGGGTTGTGGGTTCTTTTCGTTTTTACTGTTTCTTTTCATTTGTTGACCGTTCCTTGTTTAGATATAGATGGGTTCCTGGATAGGTTTGCTACTGTGAAGAATTTGCTTAACATGTCCTCTTGAAAGGCAAATTTCCCATCCCCATGACCAATTAATGGATAGGCGGGAAATGGTTGCCTGTGGCGAGGGAACACCACGCTACAAGCATCAATAAAAGGTATCAATGATGGGATAAGCACAACGCCAGACCGGTTGCTCCCAGCGGGCATTGGCTTGCTCCCAAATCGACAAACATATGTTTTTTGAGATGCCTTTAAAACAACCCTAAATTGGTCATCACCCGCTTCAGGGTAGAGACCACTTCCGCATCTGGTTCGCATAAAGGCAGACGGGGCGACCCCACTTCCCATCCTTGCAGTTGCAAAGCGGTTTTGACTGGGATGGGATTGGTGGTGGCAAACAAAGC includes:
- a CDS encoding ribonuclease J; amino-acid sequence: MKRNSKNEKNPQPIKNKKKERTKDNSPQNQSKNNAPQLKIIPLGGLHEIGKNTCIFEYDDEMFLLDAGLAFPTDSMHGVNIVLPDMTYLRKNSHKLKGMIVTHGHEDHIGGIPFHLKQVEIPIIYGPRLAMALLSSKLEEAGVSDRTQLQTVGPREQVKLGRHFSIEFIRNTHSMADSFTVAINTPVGVVIHSGDFKIDHTPVDGERFDLQRLAEYGEKGVHCLISDSTNAEAPGFTPSEMSVYPNLDRVFAQAPGRILVTTFASSVHRVNIILQLAEKQGRVVSLVGRSMMNVIAHARNLGYIKCSDSLFQPLHTIKKLPPEKVLILTTGSQGEPLAALTRIANGEHRQIAIQENDTVVFSANPIPGNTIAVVNTIDKLMMKGANVVYGKHQGIHVSGHGCQEDQKLMLALTQPKFFLPVHGEHRMLVKHAETAQKMGIPKENTLIIRNGDVVGLSREQIEIVDRVCSGIELVDSSRTGMVHDDILAERQRLAEDGVVTVATVISDKGKMVGNSQVHVRGVVTSVETTLLQKLIERTIYDILNERWSEFVQSGRKDEDAVNWEGLRECLEQALGRLLRRELQSNPLLIFMMDSVSDSPTRSTRRRRSSATKVAS